One Methylomonas sp. LL1 DNA window includes the following coding sequences:
- a CDS encoding B12-binding domain-containing radical SAM protein, with translation MTRIVLGTLNARYIHTAFGLRYLYANMGDLQPDTRILEFGIQQRPIDIAEQLLQQQPLIIGLGVYIWNVAEISAIVAILKQVAPEIRVILGGPEVSHPPDLPDVANLADYIITGHGEISFPRLCGQILSGQAPEQKIVSGETVTLDALATPYPYYTDTDLKQRIVYVEASRGCPFKCEFCLSSLDTTAKPFALPDFLRQMDNLYQRGARNFKFIDRTFNLKVDNSVAILEFFLRKMTDDLYLHFEVIPDNLPDRLKQVIQQFPAGSLQFEVGVQSFDPVIQQRISRKQDNDKTQANLGWLRQHSNAHIHADLIAGLPGDTLEGFGRGFDRLVGLNPQEIQVGILKRLRGAPINRHNDSYRMRYDPNPPYSILSTGDISFADMQRINRFARYWDLIGNSGRFGATLPIILADQPFARFLQLSDALYAAGGSTWKIALKRLFELLYTGMTNTLQIPAATVKQALESDFARSGEKGRPEFLAVKEQPLAKRGMANKRQRLLNPA, from the coding sequence ATGACACGCATTGTTCTCGGCACCCTCAACGCCCGCTATATCCACACAGCTTTTGGCCTTCGTTATCTCTACGCCAACATGGGCGATTTGCAACCCGACACCCGGATACTGGAGTTCGGCATTCAACAACGTCCGATCGATATAGCCGAACAACTGTTGCAACAGCAACCTCTAATCATTGGTCTGGGCGTTTATATCTGGAATGTGGCCGAAATAAGCGCCATCGTGGCAATTTTGAAACAAGTCGCGCCGGAAATACGCGTGATATTGGGTGGACCCGAAGTCAGCCACCCGCCGGATTTACCAGATGTCGCCAATCTGGCCGATTACATCATCACCGGCCACGGCGAAATCAGTTTTCCTCGGCTATGCGGGCAAATCCTGTCCGGCCAAGCACCCGAGCAAAAAATCGTCAGCGGTGAAACCGTGACTTTGGACGCGCTGGCGACGCCCTATCCTTATTACACCGACACCGACTTAAAGCAACGCATCGTTTATGTCGAAGCCTCGCGTGGCTGTCCGTTCAAATGCGAATTTTGCCTATCTTCCCTGGACACCACCGCCAAACCGTTTGCCTTGCCGGATTTCTTGCGGCAGATGGATAATCTGTATCAACGCGGCGCCAGGAATTTCAAATTCATCGACCGCACCTTCAATCTCAAAGTCGACAACAGCGTGGCTATATTGGAGTTTTTCCTGCGGAAAATGACGGACGACTTATATCTGCATTTCGAAGTGATACCGGACAATCTGCCCGATCGGTTAAAGCAAGTGATACAACAGTTTCCGGCCGGCAGCCTGCAATTTGAAGTAGGGGTACAAAGCTTCGACCCGGTGATTCAACAGCGTATTAGCCGCAAACAGGACAATGATAAAACCCAAGCCAATCTAGGCTGGCTACGGCAACATTCGAACGCCCACATACACGCCGATCTGATTGCCGGCCTGCCGGGCGATACCCTCGAAGGATTTGGCCGCGGCTTTGACAGACTGGTTGGGTTGAACCCTCAAGAAATTCAAGTCGGCATCCTGAAACGCTTGCGAGGCGCTCCGATCAACCGGCATAACGACAGTTATCGGATGCGCTACGATCCCAATCCGCCTTATTCCATCCTCAGCACCGGCGACATCAGTTTTGCCGATATGCAACGCATCAACCGCTTCGCCCGTTACTGGGATTTAATCGGCAATTCGGGCCGGTTCGGCGCCACGCTGCCGATCATTCTTGCCGACCAGCCCTTTGCCCGTTTTTTACAATTAAGCGATGCCTTGTACGCCGCCGGCGGCAGCACCTGGAAAATCGCGTTGAAACGCTTGTTCGAACTGCTCTACACCGGCATGACTAACACCTTGCAAATACCGGCCGCAACCGTCAAACAGGCCTTGGAATCCGATTTTGCCCGCAGTGGCGAAAAAGGCCGACCTGAATTCTTAGCCGTCAAGGAACAACCGTTGGCTAAACGTGGAATGGCCAACAAACGGCAAAGGTTATTAAATCCGGCCTAG
- a CDS encoding aspartate carbamoyltransferase has product MKKVFLIFVILLFFTTLLHAAEHNPNTPSKNLPQRMKEILPYAVDQTVQTYSKTVHGGVQHLVAKSADDTLQIKLIRDHLRKMAEQFRNGDFSLPERLHGADMPGLAQLKLAKPDDIRFDYKPLEKGGQIHYSSEYPQFVGALHEWIDAQNSEHGNPVLPGHAQHHSTTAE; this is encoded by the coding sequence ATGAAAAAAGTATTTTTAATATTTGTGATTCTGTTGTTTTTTACTACTCTGCTTCACGCAGCCGAACACAATCCCAATACACCATCCAAGAACTTGCCGCAACGCATGAAAGAGATTTTGCCATACGCGGTCGATCAGACCGTGCAAACCTATTCCAAAACAGTTCATGGCGGCGTGCAGCATCTGGTTGCCAAATCGGCCGACGATACCTTGCAAATTAAGTTAATCAGAGACCATCTGCGGAAAATGGCCGAACAATTTAGAAACGGGGATTTTTCCTTACCGGAACGTTTGCATGGTGCCGATATGCCAGGGCTGGCTCAACTGAAATTGGCAAAACCCGACGATATAAGATTCGATTATAAGCCGTTGGAGAAAGGCGGGCAGATTCATTATTCGAGCGAATATCCGCAATTTGTCGGGGCGCTGCATGAATGGATCGATGCGCAAAATAGCGAACACGGCAATCCGGTACTACCCGGTCATGCTCAACATCATTCGACGACGGCGGAATAA
- a CDS encoding thioredoxin family protein yields the protein MSKAIFYHAGCPVCLGAEQMLANALDRDKYPIESVHLGRQSGRIAEAEAAGVQSVPALLLDGQIFHINFGAALADLKA from the coding sequence ATGTCAAAAGCAATTTTCTATCACGCCGGCTGTCCGGTCTGCCTGGGCGCGGAACAGATGCTGGCCAACGCACTCGATCGCGATAAATATCCGATCGAAAGCGTGCATCTAGGCCGGCAATCCGGCCGCATCGCCGAGGCGGAAGCCGCCGGCGTCCAATCCGTTCCCGCCCTGCTGTTGGATGGGCAAATATTTCATATCAATTTCGGCGCGGCGCTGGCCGACCTGAAAGCCTGA
- a CDS encoding gamma carbonic anhydrase family protein, with protein MAIRTFNDKQPRIGNNVYIDPSAVVIGDVSIGDDVSIWPNTVIRGDVEAIGIGAGSNVQDGSVLHVSHAGDYSPTGHKLLIGQGVTIGHRAVVHGCRIGNYCLIGIGAIVMDGAELGDYVMLAAGALVPPGKKLESGHLYVGAPAKPVRILDKAEKAFLEYSYQHYIRLKNQYLSFDPPPQQE; from the coding sequence GTGGCAATAAGAACGTTCAACGATAAACAACCCCGGATCGGCAACAACGTTTATATCGATCCGAGCGCCGTGGTCATCGGCGATGTCAGTATCGGCGATGATGTGTCAATCTGGCCAAACACGGTGATCAGGGGCGATGTGGAAGCCATCGGCATCGGCGCCGGCAGTAATGTGCAGGATGGTTCGGTACTGCATGTCTCGCATGCCGGCGATTATTCACCCACCGGACATAAACTACTGATCGGCCAAGGCGTCACCATCGGCCACCGCGCCGTGGTGCATGGCTGCCGCATAGGCAATTATTGTCTGATAGGCATAGGCGCCATCGTGATGGACGGCGCCGAACTGGGCGATTATGTGATGTTGGCGGCCGGCGCCTTGGTTCCTCCGGGTAAGAAACTGGAAAGTGGCCACTTGTATGTCGGCGCGCCGGCAAAGCCGGTGCGGATACTGGATAAGGCGGAAAAGGCATTTTTGGAATATTCGTATCAACATTATATTCGGCTAAAAAATCAATATCTTTCTTTTGACCCGCCACCGCAACAGGAATAA
- a CDS encoding SPFH domain-containing protein, whose protein sequence is MALIDGIKRQLRSVIEWQNPDSDVLLEQWTENGDEIKNASKLIVGPGQGCIFVYQGQVRAVIEEQCMINLQTDNVPFWTTIKKFMQFFESEHKVGIYFFKKTKILDQKWGTTSLIKYQDPKYRFPIGLKAYGNYSYQIADAQAFFVNIVGSHNRMGIDEFRQVISARIIQPISDYLAECGYSYADIDANRDEIARGIAIKLAITFRKLGFSIGDFRIEGTDFDDDTLRRINRIADLTAEAQAAQAVGLDYAKVQQLDAMREAARNESGAAGAGMGLGAGVALGQNMAQGLSEVPRSMTNNVEDISAKLAQLKQLFESELISEAEYAAKKQELLAKL, encoded by the coding sequence ATGGCACTTATCGATGGAATTAAACGCCAGTTACGCTCGGTCATCGAATGGCAAAATCCCGATTCGGATGTTTTGTTGGAGCAGTGGACCGAAAACGGCGACGAAATCAAAAACGCATCCAAATTGATCGTTGGGCCCGGGCAGGGCTGTATTTTCGTCTATCAAGGCCAGGTCAGGGCGGTGATCGAGGAACAATGCATGATTAATTTGCAGACGGACAACGTGCCGTTCTGGACCACCATCAAAAAATTCATGCAATTTTTCGAGAGCGAACACAAGGTCGGGATTTATTTCTTCAAAAAAACCAAGATACTCGATCAGAAATGGGGAACCACCTCCTTGATTAAGTACCAAGACCCGAAATATCGGTTTCCAATCGGTCTGAAGGCCTACGGCAATTACAGTTACCAGATCGCCGACGCCCAGGCTTTTTTCGTCAATATCGTCGGCAGCCATAATCGTATGGGCATAGACGAATTTCGCCAGGTCATCTCGGCTCGCATCATTCAACCTATCAGCGATTACCTGGCCGAATGCGGTTACAGCTATGCCGACATCGATGCCAATCGCGATGAAATAGCGCGTGGTATCGCCATCAAACTGGCGATTACGTTCCGCAAACTGGGTTTTAGCATCGGCGATTTCAGAATTGAAGGTACCGATTTCGATGACGATACCTTGCGCCGCATCAATCGCATCGCCGATTTGACCGCCGAAGCCCAGGCCGCGCAAGCCGTGGGACTGGATTACGCCAAGGTGCAACAGCTGGATGCGATGCGCGAGGCGGCCCGGAACGAAAGCGGGGCGGCCGGAGCCGGGATGGGATTGGGCGCGGGCGTGGCGCTGGGGCAAAACATGGCGCAAGGCTTGAGCGAAGTTCCGCGCAGTATGACTAACAACGTTGAAGACATCTCCGCCAAGTTGGCGCAATTGAAACAGTTGTTCGAGTCCGAGCTGATCTCCGAAGCCGAATATGCCGCCAAAAAACAAGAATTACTGGCCAAGCTGTAG
- a CDS encoding TFIIB-type zinc ribbon-containing protein, whose product MAKCQSCSAPLPANTQHCSYCGVRNDVDIHGKHDYRIVERESPRICPECNAILQSIELDIEPPLQIERCGTCYGLFFDPGEVEALLESSVMPVFSVNLELLGNINQDRYRRDKTVKYLKCPVCGTLMNRVVFGHRSGVVIDQCISHGVWLDGGEISHLLEWKKAGGQILDRKKQAERRQKQRRPADSRAEIEVLMERYGKQDNQADLLESVASLIFNVFE is encoded by the coding sequence ATGGCCAAATGTCAAAGTTGTTCCGCGCCATTGCCCGCCAATACCCAGCATTGCAGTTATTGTGGGGTACGCAACGATGTCGATATTCATGGCAAACACGATTACCGGATAGTGGAACGGGAATCACCGCGCATCTGTCCGGAATGCAATGCCATTCTGCAATCCATTGAACTGGATATAGAGCCGCCATTACAAATCGAGCGTTGCGGTACCTGTTATGGCTTGTTTTTTGATCCCGGCGAGGTCGAAGCCTTATTGGAAAGTTCGGTAATGCCGGTGTTTTCCGTCAACTTGGAATTGTTGGGGAATATCAATCAGGATCGTTATCGACGGGATAAAACCGTCAAATACCTGAAATGTCCGGTATGTGGAACGTTGATGAACCGGGTGGTATTCGGCCACCGCAGTGGCGTGGTGATCGATCAATGCATCAGTCACGGCGTCTGGTTGGATGGTGGCGAGATCAGCCATTTGTTGGAGTGGAAAAAAGCCGGCGGCCAAATCCTGGACCGGAAAAAACAAGCGGAGCGGCGGCAAAAACAACGCCGTCCTGCCGATTCCAGGGCCGAAATTGAAGTGTTGATGGAGCGTTATGGCAAGCAGGACAATCAGGCAGACTTGTTGGAGTCGGTTGCCAGCCTGATTTTCAACGTGTTCGAATAG
- a CDS encoding chorismate--pyruvate lyase family protein, with protein MSNNSYLFSRPPVWKTRLRGARARPPVALQSWLDETGSLTKRLRNHYGHNLAVSLLFHQWKPAFAEECQCLGVAHHRYQLIREVLLHVDCIPLVLARTILPEPTIRIARRNLSHLGTRPLGEVIFAYPDLELRRRDFSQAAPQHWTAAIQSQYQVQQATWGRRTLYAIHQQPLLVSEFFLPDMLRNI; from the coding sequence TTGTCAAATAACAGTTACTTATTCAGCCGCCCGCCAGTCTGGAAAACTCGGCTACGCGGCGCGCGCGCGCGCCCACCTGTTGCATTACAATCCTGGCTGGACGAAACCGGTTCGTTGACCAAACGTTTGCGTAACCACTATGGCCATAATCTGGCTGTGAGCCTTTTGTTTCACCAATGGAAACCGGCGTTTGCCGAAGAATGCCAGTGTCTGGGAGTTGCCCACCATCGCTACCAACTCATCCGCGAAGTCTTGCTGCATGTCGACTGTATCCCTTTGGTATTGGCGCGCACCATCTTGCCGGAACCGACCATCCGCATTGCTCGGCGCAACCTGTCCCACCTGGGTACCCGCCCCCTGGGCGAGGTCATATTCGCCTACCCCGATCTTGAACTGAGGCGGCGTGATTTCAGCCAGGCCGCCCCCCAGCATTGGACAGCGGCGATCCAAAGCCAGTATCAAGTCCAACAGGCCACTTGGGGTCGGAGAACCTTATACGCCATTCATCAGCAACCGTTACTGGTCAGCGAATTTTTTCTGCCGGATATGTTGAGAAATATTTGA